In a genomic window of Rhinolophus ferrumequinum isolate MPI-CBG mRhiFer1 chromosome 2, mRhiFer1_v1.p, whole genome shotgun sequence:
- the ZBTB20 gene encoding LOW QUALITY PROTEIN: zinc finger and BTB domain-containing protein 20 (The sequence of the model RefSeq protein was modified relative to this genomic sequence to represent the inferred CDS: inserted 7 bases in 5 codons; deleted 7 bases in 6 codons; substituted 1 base at 1 genomic stop codon), with protein sequence MLERKKPKTAENQKASEENEITQPGGSSAKPGLPCLNFEAVLSPDPALIHSTHSLTNSHAHTGSSDCDISCKGMTERIHSINLHNFSNSVLETLNEQRNRGHFCDVTVRIHGSMLRAHRCVLAAGSPFFQDKLLLGYSDIEIPSVVSVQSVQKLIDFMYSGVLRVSQSEALQILTAASILQIKTVIDECTRIVSQNVGDVFPGIQDSGQDTPRGTPEXGTSGQSSDTESGYLQSHRSQAWTGSTRRSYACSMQNGSGERSFYSGXVVSHHETASAMPRDHHMEDPXWITRIHERSQQMERYLSTTPETTPCRKQPRPVRIQTLXGQHPHQQEMEDDYDYYGQQRVQILERNESEECTETTDQARAPRVAQGESFDSGVSSSIGTEPDSVEQQFGPGAVRDAPAEPAQPEQAAESPAEGGPQPHQLETGASSPERSTEVDMDNTVITVSNSSDKSVLQQPSVNTSIGQPLPSTQLYLRQTETLTSNLRMPLTLTSNTQVIGTAGNTYLPALFTTQPAGSGPKPFLFSLPQPLAGQQTQFVTVSQPGLSTFTAQLPAPQPLAPSAGHSTASGQGXKKPYECTLCNKTFTITHPPKQNYVKHMFVHTGEKPHQCSICWRSFSLKDYLIKHMVTHTGVRAYQCSICNKRFTQKSSLNVHMRLTGGRSXYECYICKKKFSHKTLLERHVALHSASNGTPPAGTTPGARAGPPGVVACTEGTTYVCSVCPAKFDQIEQFNDHMRMHVSDG encoded by the exons GTGACATCAGTTGCAAGGGGATGACCGAGCGCATTCATAGCATCAACCTTCACAACTTCAGCAATTCCGTGCTCGAGACCCTTAACGAGCAGCGCAACCGTGGCCACTTCTGTGACGTGACGGTGCGCATCCACGGGAGCATGCTGCGCGCGCACCGCTGTGTGCTGGCCGCCGGCAGCCCCTTCTTCCAGGACAAGCTGCTGCTGGGCTACAGCGACATCGAAATCCCGTCCGTGGTGTCAGTGCAGTCGGTGCAAAAGCTCATTGACTTCATGTACAGCGGCGTGCTGCGCGTCTCGCAGTCGGAGGCCCTGCAGATCCTCACAGCCGCCAGCATCCTGCAGATCAAAACCGTCATCGATGAGTGCACACGCATCGTGTCACAGAATGTGGGCGACGTGTTCCCGGGGATCCAGGACTCGGGCCAGGACACGCCGCGGGGCACTCCGGAGTGAGGCACCTCGGGCCAGAGCAGCGACACGGAGTCGGGCTACCTGCAGAGCCACCGCAGCCAAGCGTGGACAGGATCTACTCGGCGCTCTTACGCGTGCTCCATGCAGAACGGCAGCGGCGAGCGCTCCTTCTACAGCG CGGTGGTCAGCCACCACGAGACT GCATCGGCCATGCCACGCGACCACCACATGGAAGACC GCTGGATCACGCGCATCCACGAGCGCTCGCAGCAGATGGAGCGGTACCTGTCCACCACCCCCGAGACCACGCCCTGCCGCAAGCAGCCCCGGCCTGTGCGCATCCAGACCCT TGGGCAACATCCACATCAACAGGAGATGGAGGACGATTACGACTACTATGGGCAGCAAAGGGTG CAGATCCTGGAGCGCAACGAATCCGAAGAGTGTACGGAGACAACCGATCAGGCGAGGGCACCGAGAGTAGCCCAAGGCGAAAGCTTCGACTCCGGCGTCAGCTCCTCCATAGGCACCGAGCCTGACTCCGTGGAGCAGCAGTTTGGGCCCGGGGCAGTGCGGGAT GCCCCCGCTGAACCCGCCCAACCCGAGCAAGCCGCGGAAAGT CCTGCAGAGGGCGGCCCGCAGCCCCACCAGTTAGAGACCGGTGCCTCCTCCCCGGAAAGAAGCACGGAGGTGGATATGGACAACACGGTCATCACTGTCAGCAACAGCTCGGATAAGAGCGTCCTGCAGCAGCCTTCGGTGAACACGTCCATCGGGCAGCCGTTGCCAAGTACCCAGCTCTACTTACGCCAGACAGAAACCCTCACCAGCAACTTGAGGATGCCTCTGACCTTGACCAGCAACACCCAGGTCATTGGCACAGCCGGCAACACCTACCTGCCAGCCCTCTTCACTACCCAGCCCGCGGGCAGCGGCCCCAAGCCTTTCCTCTTCAGCCTGCCACAA CCCCTGGCAGGCCAGCAGACCCAGTTTGTGACAGTGTCCCAGCCCGGCCTGTCGACCTTTACTGCACAGCTGCCAGCGCCACAGCCCCTGGCCCCATCTGCAGGCCACAGCACAGCCAGTGGGCAGG GAAAAAAGCCTTATGAGTGCACTCTCTGCAACAAGACTTTCACAATCACACATCCACCCAAACAGAACTACGTCAAGCACATGTTTGTACACACAG GTGAGAAGCCCCACCAATGCAGCATC TGCTGGCGCTCATTCTCTTTAAAGGATTACCTTATCAAGCACATGGTGACACACACGGGAGTGAGGGCCTACCAGTGTAGTATCTGCAACAAGCGCTTCACCCAGAAGAGCTCTCTGAACGTGCACATGCGCCTCACCGGGGGGAGAAG CTACGAGTGCTACATCTGCAAAAAGAAGTTCTCCCACAAGACCCTCCTGGAGCGGCACGTGGCCCTGCACAGTGCCAGCAACGGGACCCCTCCCGCGGGCACCACCCCCGGAGCCCGCGCCGGCCCCCCAGGGGTGGTGGCCTGCACGGAGGGGACCACTTACGTCTGCTCCGTCTGCCCAGCAAAGTTTGACCAAATCGAGCAGTTCAACGACCACATGAGGATGCATGTGTCTGACGGATAA